Proteins encoded together in one Olsenella timonensis window:
- a CDS encoding aminotransferase class V-fold PLP-dependent enzyme, protein MIYLDNAATTMRKPREVVDAVCEAMGSLGNAGRGASAGALDAGRVVLRCREAMARLLGCPRADHVCFLANSTAALNAALSGLVEPGDRVVTTVLEHNSVLRPLARLADERGAEVAYAGCDEHGLLDLADLERLVTPGTRLVAVTHGSNVTGNLVDVARVARIAHAAGALCVVDASQTAGAVPIDMSEMGLDVVCFTGHKALMGPQGTGGMAVAEGVDVRPWAEGGSGVRSFERRQPSEWPTRLEAGTLNAHGLAGLLAGVTYIEKNGGPAAVGAREHAMARRLYEGVSGVPGVTVYGAWDVDAELCGGIVSLNVGDLDSGEVADALAQGWGIACRAGAHCAPLMHRALGTERQGIVRLSCGWFTTADEVDVAAAAVREIATT, encoded by the coding sequence ATGATCTACCTGGACAACGCGGCGACCACGATGCGCAAGCCGAGGGAGGTCGTTGACGCCGTGTGCGAGGCGATGGGGTCGCTCGGCAACGCGGGGCGCGGTGCGTCTGCCGGCGCGCTCGACGCGGGGCGCGTGGTGCTGCGCTGCCGCGAGGCGATGGCGCGTCTGCTCGGATGCCCCCGGGCGGACCACGTGTGCTTTCTCGCCAACTCCACGGCCGCCCTCAACGCCGCGCTGTCCGGCCTGGTCGAGCCGGGGGACCGCGTGGTGACAACGGTGCTGGAGCACAACTCCGTGCTGCGGCCGCTCGCTCGCCTGGCGGACGAGCGCGGTGCCGAGGTGGCCTACGCCGGCTGCGACGAGCACGGGCTTCTCGACCTGGCGGACCTCGAGCGCCTGGTCACGCCGGGCACGAGGCTCGTTGCCGTGACGCACGGCTCCAACGTGACGGGCAACCTCGTGGACGTGGCGCGCGTGGCGAGGATCGCGCACGCGGCGGGCGCGCTGTGCGTGGTGGACGCCTCCCAGACGGCGGGGGCCGTGCCGATCGACATGTCCGAGATGGGCCTCGACGTGGTGTGCTTCACTGGGCACAAGGCCCTCATGGGACCGCAGGGAACGGGCGGCATGGCAGTTGCCGAGGGCGTCGACGTGCGTCCGTGGGCCGAGGGCGGCTCCGGCGTCCGCTCCTTCGAGCGTCGCCAGCCGAGCGAGTGGCCCACGCGCCTGGAGGCGGGGACGCTCAATGCCCACGGCCTGGCTGGACTCTTGGCGGGCGTTACCTACATCGAGAAAAACGGCGGGCCCGCGGCGGTGGGCGCGCGCGAGCACGCTATGGCGCGGCGTCTCTACGAGGGCGTGAGCGGCGTCCCCGGCGTGACGGTCTACGGTGCGTGGGACGTGGACGCGGAGCTCTGCGGCGGCATCGTTTCCCTCAACGTGGGCGACCTCGACTCCGGCGAGGTGGCCGACGCGCTCGCGCAGGGCTGGGGTATCGCCTGTCGCGCCGGGGCCCACTGCGCGCCGCTCATGCATCGGGCGCTCGGGACGGAGCGCCAGGGGATCGTGCGCCTGAGCTGCGGCTGGTTCACCACGGCAGATGAGGTCGACGTTGCCGCGGCCGCCGTCCGCGAGATTGCGACGACCTGA
- a CDS encoding DUF3343 domain-containing protein: MGGARRVRVPSLVVTFPTTAAAMSCEESCARRGLPGRMIPVPGEVAAGCGLAWKAAPEDRSALEGALAADGVPVEGWAVIELLEFR; the protein is encoded by the coding sequence GTGGGCGGCGCCCGGCGCGTGCGGGTCCCGTCGCTCGTGGTGACGTTTCCCACCACGGCGGCGGCGATGTCGTGCGAGGAGAGCTGCGCGCGCCGCGGCCTGCCCGGGCGGATGATTCCCGTGCCGGGCGAGGTCGCGGCGGGCTGCGGCCTGGCGTGGAAGGCGGCTCCCGAGGATCGCTCGGCGCTGGAGGGCGCGCTCGCAGCCGACGGCGTGCCCGTCGAGGGCTGGGCCGTGATCGAGCTGCTGGAGTTCCGATGA
- the yedF gene encoding sulfurtransferase-like selenium metabolism protein YedF produces MAETMLTIDARGEACPIPVVRTLKALGALAGPGTVETIVDNEIAVQNLTRMGEGKGCAVSSERTGEKEWRVSVRADAAVVVAAGEPEAVTCDVPAAAVPRNVVVAITSECMGTGDDVLGKKLMGSFVYSLTQLDELPATVLLYNGGAHLSCEGSPALEDLRGLAAAGVEVLTCGTCLDHYGIADTLAVGEVTNMYVIAQRLTGASLVVRP; encoded by the coding sequence ATGGCGGAGACGATGCTGACGATCGACGCGCGGGGCGAGGCGTGCCCCATCCCGGTGGTGCGGACGCTCAAGGCGCTCGGCGCGCTGGCGGGCCCGGGCACGGTGGAGACCATCGTCGATAACGAGATCGCGGTGCAGAACCTCACCCGCATGGGCGAGGGCAAGGGCTGCGCGGTCTCGAGCGAGCGCACCGGGGAGAAGGAGTGGCGCGTCAGCGTGCGCGCGGACGCGGCTGTTGTGGTCGCGGCGGGCGAGCCCGAGGCCGTGACCTGCGACGTCCCTGCCGCCGCGGTGCCGCGCAACGTGGTCGTGGCGATCACGTCCGAGTGCATGGGCACCGGCGACGACGTCCTGGGCAAGAAGCTCATGGGGAGCTTCGTCTACTCGCTCACCCAGCTCGACGAGCTGCCCGCGACCGTGCTGCTCTACAACGGCGGGGCGCATCTCAGCTGCGAGGGGTCGCCGGCGCTGGAGGACCTGCGCGGCCTCGCGGCGGCGGGCGTGGAGGTCCTCACCTGCGGCACCTGCCTCGACCACTACGGCATCGCGGACACGCTTGCCGTGGGCGAGGTCACCAACATGTACGTGATCGCGCAGCGCCTCACGGGCGCGAGCCTCGTGGTGAGGCCGTAG